A single Gemmatimonadota bacterium DNA region contains:
- a CDS encoding GAF domain-containing protein, with the protein MNVPSVPVDQLLALSKASDEMSRSVFHRDRNATLRSVTRCVYDLLDAEYCGIFLVPDDAPHELELTAQYSDLSGHGDPPPVRLRIHSAAKGGMTGHIADQGDVVRLRGTQITESPFYTAEDREYLASKQLQSLLAIPLKDHKNVVLGLVKVENKKSPDGPNGSGCPLSRDGFDEADEYIARILANKIVIVLEHLRTVSVNRDLVHAIHTTRDRSSMLEEILYRSRALVRCDRGDFISWNETLGDLVIAAQLGEATFPEGSPVPTPSIVRRLWDDPSLTEIRIPDVSADPDYRAMDGRTKCQIAVKLQFEGRRIGILSVESYEVDAFDDHDLEMLHWLAHYAAIAYQVVGREAQFRGIVQRLVEHSPPRDEILNRILVSVRSIYGFTDGIIYIVDYTDRMLHCLSYIGCEGFDGDLSRLSFRFDEQALATRAFRERKGYLCMDPQSDPQISPRALRILKFDVPIVVMPLLYDQKVVGVFTLWSQSGQVAPGERHLAEMEPFARLAAANIALSETERHRSTVLESIQEILTLMQTELSREKNLRLILHGVQMAGFDRVRIFAVDETGEKLVGIDSVGMDDPDDFTGYTIIIKDNPYTESVARQSRTRPSACWFDPADSASLGRSPDAAALGKDDDLPWLAVPLVIAGQFYGLIGADNMRTRHDITPDHLEFMTVIGALAAQVIANSQTVELLRDRTRAEARSELAQRTLHALKTPAMATQIFLRHLNQTIRDKTPDNGQAGELMSKIRGQIDRIAAIAEDMQRLTKLTLTPKRRVDINDVVRRTVMDGLIGEACQAEFDFADPPPFVEVNVEEIDQVITELTGNAWKVMEYSGRIHVSTRLGLASQYPRLIRRGNGQYVLINIRDTGPGIPESVRKELFSAGVSTTGGSGLGLYAIRTIAEEHQGEVWLEDTGPHGATFTFALPLAY; encoded by the coding sequence ATGAACGTACCCAGTGTACCGGTTGACCAACTGCTCGCGCTGTCCAAGGCCAGCGACGAAATGTCGCGCAGCGTGTTTCACCGGGACCGTAACGCCACCCTGCGCTCGGTGACCCGGTGCGTCTACGACCTGCTCGACGCCGAGTACTGCGGCATCTTCCTGGTGCCTGACGACGCGCCCCACGAACTGGAACTGACGGCGCAGTACTCCGATCTGTCCGGCCACGGCGATCCGCCGCCCGTCCGCCTGCGGATCCACAGTGCCGCGAAGGGCGGCATGACCGGCCACATCGCCGACCAGGGGGACGTGGTACGCCTGCGCGGGACGCAGATCACCGAGAGTCCCTTCTATACCGCGGAAGACCGAGAGTACCTGGCGAGCAAGCAGTTGCAGTCCCTCCTCGCCATTCCCCTCAAGGACCATAAGAACGTCGTCCTGGGACTCGTCAAGGTGGAGAACAAAAAGTCGCCGGACGGCCCGAACGGTTCGGGCTGTCCGCTCTCGAGAGACGGCTTCGATGAAGCGGACGAATACATTGCCCGGATCCTGGCCAACAAGATCGTCATCGTCCTGGAGCATCTGAGAACGGTCTCCGTCAATCGCGACCTGGTGCACGCCATCCACACGACCCGCGACCGCTCGTCCATGCTCGAGGAGATCCTCTATCGCAGCCGGGCGCTGGTTCGGTGCGACCGGGGTGACTTCATCTCCTGGAACGAGACGCTGGGCGACCTGGTCATCGCCGCCCAACTGGGAGAGGCCACTTTCCCGGAGGGCAGTCCCGTCCCCACACCCAGCATCGTGCGCCGTCTCTGGGACGATCCATCCTTGACCGAGATTCGCATCCCCGACGTGTCGGCCGACCCGGACTATCGCGCCATGGACGGCCGGACGAAGTGCCAGATCGCGGTCAAGCTCCAGTTCGAGGGCCGGCGTATCGGCATCCTGAGCGTGGAATCCTACGAGGTGGACGCCTTTGACGATCACGACCTTGAGATGCTGCACTGGCTCGCCCATTACGCGGCAATCGCCTACCAGGTCGTCGGGCGGGAAGCCCAGTTCAGGGGGATCGTGCAGCGCCTGGTCGAACACTCTCCGCCCCGCGACGAGATCCTGAACCGGATTCTCGTCAGCGTTCGGTCGATCTATGGGTTTACGGACGGCATCATCTACATCGTCGACTACACGGACCGGATGCTCCACTGCCTGTCCTATATCGGTTGCGAGGGTTTCGACGGCGACCTTTCCCGCCTGAGCTTCCGTTTCGACGAACAGGCGCTGGCGACCAGGGCGTTCCGGGAACGAAAAGGCTATCTCTGCATGGATCCGCAGTCGGATCCCCAGATCAGTCCCCGCGCCCTGCGCATACTGAAATTCGACGTGCCCATCGTCGTCATGCCGCTGCTCTACGATCAGAAAGTCGTGGGCGTATTCACCTTGTGGAGCCAGAGCGGGCAGGTCGCCCCCGGCGAGCGCCATCTGGCCGAAATGGAGCCCTTTGCGCGGCTGGCCGCCGCGAACATCGCGCTGTCGGAGACCGAACGGCACCGCAGCACGGTTTTGGAATCCATCCAGGAGATCCTGACCCTGATGCAGACCGAGTTGTCCAGGGAGAAGAACTTGCGCCTCATTCTCCACGGCGTGCAGATGGCCGGCTTCGACCGGGTGCGCATATTCGCAGTCGACGAAACGGGGGAAAAACTCGTCGGCATCGATTCGGTCGGCATGGACGACCCGGACGATTTCACAGGCTATACGATCATCATCAAGGACAATCCATACACGGAATCCGTGGCCAGGCAATCCAGGACCAGGCCCTCGGCATGCTGGTTCGACCCCGCCGATTCCGCGTCTCTTGGCCGCTCTCCAGACGCCGCGGCGCTGGGCAAGGACGACGACCTGCCCTGGCTGGCCGTGCCGCTGGTCATCGCGGGACAGTTCTACGGTCTGATCGGCGCGGACAATATGCGGACCCGGCACGATATCACCCCGGACCACCTGGAATTCATGACCGTCATCGGCGCACTGGCGGCGCAGGTCATCGCAAACTCCCAGACCGTGGAACTCCTGCGCGACCGTACCCGTGCCGAGGCGCGCAGCGAACTTGCCCAGCGGACGCTGCACGCGCTGAAAACTCCGGCGATGGCCACGCAGATCTTCCTGAGGCACCTCAACCAGACGATACGCGACAAGACGCCCGATAACGGCCAGGCGGGGGAACTCATGAGCAAGATCCGGGGCCAGATAGACCGTATCGCCGCGATCGCCGAAGATATGCAGCGCCTGACCAAGCTGACCCTCACGCCGAAGCGAAGGGTGGACATCAACGACGTCGTGCGGCGCACGGTCATGGACGGCCTGATCGGCGAGGCGTGCCAGGCGGAATTCGATTTCGCGGATCCGCCGCCCTTTGTCGAAGTCAACGTGGAGGAGATCGATCAGGTGATAACCGAACTGACCGGCAATGCCTGGAAGGTCATGGAGTACAGCGGACGCATTCACGTTTCCACGCGGCTCGGCCTCGCTTCGCAATACCCCCGGCTGATCCGCCGGGGAAACGGCCAGTATGTACTGATCAACATCCGCGACACGGGGCCCGGAATCCCGGAATCCGTGCGCAAGGAGCTTTTCAGTGCCGGCGTGTCGACTACCGGCGGATCCGGTCTCGGGCTGTATGCCATACGGACCATCGCCGAGGAGCACCAGGGCGAAGTCTGGCTCGAGGATACCGGTCCGCACGGCGCCACCTTCACCTTCGCTCTGCCCCTGGCGTACTGA
- the leuC gene encoding 3-isopropylmalate dehydratase large subunit → MPPKTMYEKVWDQHVVREMPDGLTVLYIDAHLIHEVTSPQAFEGLRAAGRKLRRPDLTYATMDHNVPTTDRSLPMTDEIARLQVDMLARNCEAFGVPLYDLDSPRNGIVHVIGPELGITQPGRTMVCGDSHTSTHGAFGALAFGIGTSEVEHVMATQCLLQKRSRTFEIRVDGVLSEGVTAKDIILNIIRRTGTAGGTGTVIEYAGSTIRGLTMDERMTICNMSIELGARAGLIAPDDTTFEYLAGREFAPEGAMFDRAVTEWRTLATDDGAEFDERLALKADEIVPQVSWGTNPGMVTDVTGVVPDPGGMDSENDRRAAEKALSYMALEPNTSITDIEIDRVFIGSCTNSRLSDLRAAADVIKGRRVSPRVTALVVPGSHAVKQQAEAEGLDRVFLEAGFEWREAGCSMCLGMNPDILQPGERCASTSNRNFEGRQGRNGRTHLVSPAMAAAAAVAGHFVDVRDW, encoded by the coding sequence ATGCCTCCCAAAACCATGTACGAGAAGGTCTGGGACCAACACGTCGTCAGGGAGATGCCCGACGGGCTCACCGTCCTGTACATCGACGCCCACCTGATCCACGAGGTGACCTCTCCGCAGGCTTTCGAAGGGCTGCGGGCCGCGGGCCGGAAGCTCAGGCGGCCCGACCTGACCTACGCCACGATGGACCACAACGTGCCCACCACCGACCGCTCCCTGCCCATGACCGACGAGATCGCGCGCCTGCAGGTGGACATGCTGGCCCGGAATTGCGAGGCGTTCGGCGTGCCCCTGTACGATCTCGACTCGCCCCGTAACGGGATCGTCCACGTGATCGGTCCGGAACTGGGCATCACGCAGCCGGGCAGGACCATGGTCTGCGGCGACAGCCACACGTCCACCCACGGCGCCTTCGGCGCGCTGGCCTTCGGAATCGGCACGAGCGAGGTCGAGCACGTCATGGCCACGCAGTGCCTTCTCCAGAAGCGCTCCCGGACCTTCGAGATCCGCGTGGACGGCGTGTTGAGCGAAGGGGTGACGGCCAAGGACATCATCCTGAACATCATCCGCCGCACCGGTACGGCCGGGGGCACGGGCACGGTCATCGAGTACGCGGGCAGCACGATCCGCGGTCTTACGATGGACGAACGGATGACGATCTGCAACATGTCCATCGAACTGGGCGCCCGGGCCGGCCTCATCGCGCCGGACGACACGACCTTCGAGTACCTGGCAGGGCGGGAGTTCGCTCCGGAAGGCGCTATGTTCGACCGGGCCGTGACGGAGTGGCGAACGCTGGCCACCGACGACGGGGCCGAATTCGACGAACGGCTTGCGCTGAAGGCGGACGAGATCGTGCCCCAGGTGTCGTGGGGCACCAACCCCGGCATGGTGACGGACGTGACCGGCGTCGTGCCCGACCCCGGCGGGATGGACAGCGAGAACGACCGTCGCGCGGCCGAAAAGGCCCTCTCCTACATGGCGCTCGAACCCAACACGTCGATCACGGATATCGAGATCGACCGCGTCTTCATAGGCAGCTGTACCAATTCCCGGTTGAGCGACCTGCGGGCGGCCGCGGACGTCATCAAGGGCCGCCGCGTATCGCCGCGGGTGACCGCCCTGGTGGTGCCCGGGTCCCACGCGGTCAAGCAGCAGGCCGAGGCCGAGGGACTGGACCGTGTGTTCCTGGAGGCCGGCTTCGAATGGCGCGAGGCCGGTTGCAGCATGTGCCTGGGCATGAACCCGGACATCCTGCAGCCCGGCGAGCGGTGCGCCAGCACCTCGAACCGCAATTTCGAAGGCCGGCAGGGCCGCAACGGACGCACGCACCTGGTCAGTCCGGCCATGGCCGCGGCGGCCGCCGTCGCCGGCCATTTCGTCGACGTGAGAGACTGGTAA
- the der gene encoding ribosome biogenesis GTPase Der has product MSPVIAIIGRPNVGKSVLFNRMIGRRDAIVHDAPGITRDRHYADADWFGKKFTVVDTGGLVPESDEPMEAAIEQQARLAVSEADVILLVTDVRTGITPLDQKAAEVVRKAGKQVIVVANKVDSGAQENHAYEFGALGLGEPMMISALKGRNTGDLMDLLAERMPEPEPVEEEEDGAIKVAIVGRPNVGKSSLVNAIVGRDTVIVSDVPGTTRDSVDTKITRQGVKYNLIDTAGLRRRSRIRSDIEFYSLTRTMRSIARCDVAVLLVDAVDGLATQEQRIVSQVDEAGKGLVIAFNKWDLVDRTEHPTEAYAQTAREYLRFADYAPILFVSAETRRGVTQIMQKTRHVHEMCSLRVSTGELNRVVESITSYYPPPAAPDGRATSILYCTQVQNAPPTFVFFVNHPDAIPDSYRRYLSNRLREAFVFEGSPIRVLIRGREGKR; this is encoded by the coding sequence ATGTCCCCTGTCATCGCCATCATAGGACGCCCCAACGTGGGCAAGTCGGTGCTGTTCAACCGGATGATCGGCCGGCGAGACGCCATCGTGCACGACGCACCGGGCATCACGCGGGACCGGCACTACGCCGACGCGGACTGGTTCGGGAAGAAATTCACCGTGGTGGACACAGGCGGCCTGGTCCCGGAATCCGATGAGCCCATGGAGGCGGCCATCGAGCAGCAGGCCCGGCTGGCCGTCAGCGAAGCCGACGTGATCCTGCTGGTCACGGACGTCCGCACGGGCATCACGCCCCTGGACCAGAAGGCTGCCGAAGTCGTCCGCAAGGCCGGCAAGCAGGTCATCGTCGTCGCCAACAAGGTGGACAGCGGCGCCCAGGAGAACCACGCCTACGAGTTCGGCGCCCTGGGGCTGGGCGAGCCCATGATGATCTCCGCCCTGAAGGGACGCAACACGGGCGACCTGATGGACCTGCTGGCGGAGCGGATGCCCGAACCCGAGCCCGTCGAGGAGGAGGAAGACGGCGCGATCAAGGTGGCGATCGTGGGCCGACCCAACGTGGGTAAATCGTCCCTGGTCAACGCCATCGTGGGCAGGGACACGGTGATCGTCTCCGACGTCCCCGGCACTACGCGGGACTCGGTGGACACGAAAATCACCCGGCAGGGCGTGAAGTACAACCTGATCGATACGGCCGGCCTCCGGCGCCGGTCCCGCATTAGAAGCGACATCGAGTTCTACAGTTTGACGCGGACGATGCGGAGCATAGCGCGCTGCGACGTGGCGGTACTCCTGGTGGACGCCGTCGACGGCCTGGCCACGCAGGAGCAGCGGATCGTCTCGCAGGTGGACGAGGCCGGGAAGGGGCTGGTCATCGCCTTCAACAAGTGGGACCTGGTGGACCGGACCGAGCATCCGACCGAGGCCTACGCCCAGACGGCCAGGGAGTACCTCCGGTTCGCCGACTACGCGCCGATTCTGTTCGTTTCGGCCGAGACCCGCCGCGGGGTGACCCAGATCATGCAGAAGACGCGGCACGTCCACGAAATGTGTTCACTCCGGGTATCCACCGGCGAGCTGAACCGCGTCGTGGAAAGCATCACGTCCTACTATCCGCCCCCGGCCGCGCCGGACGGGCGGGCGACCAGCATCCTTTACTGCACGCAGGTGCAGAACGCGCCGCCCACCTTCGTGTTTTTCGTGAATCACCCGGACGCGATCCCGGATTCGTATAGGCGGTATCTGTCGAACCGGCTCCGGGAAGCCTTCGTATTCGAGGGTTCGCCCATTCGCGTGCTGATCCGCGGTCGGGAAGGGAAACGATGA
- a CDS encoding GNAT family N-acetyltransferase: protein MKIIEEPLTMLAEHGRVPIAYEVRSRFRADPADGGLGGIALVEEPEDPPYVKDYDQTSEEGPARWPARWLDRWDTSAWGLLAAYDGSRRVGGALLARRTPNVNMLEGRDDLLVLWDLRVHPDHRGTGVGRQLFEATVDWGRRHGCVEIKIETQNTNVPACRFYARQGCRLGAIISNVYEEFPDELQLIWRMPL from the coding sequence TTGAAGATCATCGAAGAACCCTTGACTATGCTGGCCGAACACGGCCGTGTACCCATCGCCTACGAGGTGAGATCCCGTTTCCGGGCCGACCCGGCGGACGGCGGCCTGGGGGGTATCGCGCTGGTGGAAGAACCGGAGGATCCCCCTTACGTCAAGGACTACGATCAGACCTCCGAAGAAGGGCCTGCCCGGTGGCCCGCGCGGTGGCTCGACCGGTGGGACACATCGGCGTGGGGATTGCTCGCAGCCTACGACGGTTCCCGGCGGGTGGGCGGCGCGTTGCTGGCCCGTCGCACGCCGAACGTGAACATGCTGGAAGGGCGGGACGACCTCCTGGTACTGTGGGACCTGCGCGTCCACCCCGACCATCGCGGGACCGGCGTGGGACGGCAGCTTTTCGAAGCCACGGTGGATTGGGGACGACGCCACGGTTGTGTCGAGATCAAGATCGAAACCCAGAATACCAACGTGCCCGCGTGCCGGTTCTATGCCCGCCAGGGGTGCCGCCTGGGCGCCATCATTTCCAACGTCTACGAGGAGTTCCCCGACGAGCTTCAGTTGATCTGGCGCATGCCGCTGTGA
- the leuD gene encoding 3-isopropylmalate dehydratase small subunit, with product MAEPFTTHSGLAVPLDRINVDTDQIIPKQFLKRIERTGFGQFLFYDWRFKGDGSPDSGFVLNEDRFRDATILVTGDNFGCGSSREHAPWALQDFGFRVIIAPSFADIFYNNCFKNGLLPVVLPGDTVRRMLRNAAEQHPYSVSVDLERQVVTEPGGASHPFEVDPFLKHFILEGLDEIGWTLQFEDDIAAYERTQCTG from the coding sequence ATGGCGGAACCCTTTACCACGCACTCTGGCCTGGCCGTCCCGCTCGACCGGATCAACGTGGACACGGACCAGATCATCCCCAAGCAGTTCCTGAAACGGATCGAGCGCACGGGCTTCGGCCAGTTCCTGTTCTACGACTGGCGGTTCAAGGGCGACGGCTCGCCCGATTCCGGTTTCGTGCTCAACGAAGACCGCTTCCGGGACGCCACGATCCTGGTAACCGGGGACAACTTCGGCTGCGGGAGTTCCCGCGAGCACGCGCCCTGGGCCCTGCAGGACTTCGGCTTTCGCGTGATCATCGCGCCGTCCTTCGCGGACATCTTCTACAACAACTGCTTCAAGAACGGACTGCTTCCCGTCGTGCTGCCCGGCGATACCGTGCGCCGCATGCTCCGGAACGCGGCGGAACAGCACCCCTATTCCGTCTCGGTGGACCTCGAACGGCAGGTCGTCACCGAGCCCGGCGGCGCGTCCCACCCCTTCGAGGTCGACCCCTTCCTCAAGCACTTCATCCTGGAGGGTCTGGACGAAATCGGCTGGACCCTGCAATTCGAGGACGACATAGCGGCGTATGAACGTACCCAGTGTACCGGTTGA
- a CDS encoding SpoIIE family protein phosphatase: protein MAKPLVLLLDDDPAITDAVSLDLEPDFDVICAGGVDEGVDRIGNARGAVDVAVIDMWIETDREGGLEAIRRIRALESPPECVVLTAYGTQPNIVNCMEAGAFSYVEKSGRADDTTGLLVTAIKRALETRHLKQLEAAQEQIKADERLKQDIQRAYEIQRSMLPQEDLQHAGMQFTGYCRPAENVGGDYYDYFVLPDERVGLLIGDVTGHGFNASLIMAMARSCRATQTRIDPDVAPVMDALNRIVQTTGPDWLFMTACYLVIDPDAQRYAYANAGHHFPLHYRADTHTAEPLESTGPLLGIDADTTFEAVERPWSPGDALVLFSDGIVEAENATEETFGEDRLREVVESHGHRPPSDLKQQIIDAVEAFSQGVPFVDDVTLLVAKL from the coding sequence ATGGCCAAACCCCTCGTACTCCTCCTCGATGACGACCCCGCCATCACCGACGCCGTTTCCCTCGACCTGGAACCGGATTTCGACGTGATCTGCGCCGGCGGCGTGGACGAAGGCGTGGACCGGATCGGCAACGCACGCGGCGCCGTCGACGTGGCGGTGATCGACATGTGGATCGAAACGGACCGGGAAGGCGGACTCGAAGCGATCCGGCGCATCCGGGCCCTCGAGTCTCCGCCGGAATGCGTCGTGCTGACCGCGTACGGGACCCAGCCCAATATCGTCAACTGCATGGAAGCGGGCGCTTTCAGCTACGTGGAGAAATCGGGCCGCGCCGACGACACCACCGGTCTCCTGGTCACGGCCATCAAACGGGCGCTGGAGACGCGCCATCTGAAACAGCTCGAGGCGGCACAGGAGCAGATCAAGGCGGACGAGCGCCTCAAGCAGGATATCCAGCGCGCCTACGAGATCCAGCGTTCCATGCTGCCCCAGGAGGACCTTCAGCACGCCGGCATGCAGTTCACCGGCTACTGCCGTCCGGCCGAGAACGTGGGGGGCGACTACTACGACTATTTCGTATTGCCCGACGAGCGGGTCGGCCTGCTGATCGGCGACGTCACCGGCCACGGGTTCAACGCGAGCCTGATCATGGCCATGGCCCGCAGTTGCCGGGCCACCCAGACCCGGATCGACCCGGACGTCGCCCCGGTCATGGACGCCCTCAACCGGATCGTGCAGACGACCGGTCCCGACTGGCTGTTCATGACGGCCTGCTACCTGGTGATCGATCCGGACGCACAGCGGTACGCTTACGCCAACGCAGGCCATCACTTTCCCCTTCACTACCGTGCGGACACGCACACGGCCGAGCCCCTGGAGTCCACCGGCCCCCTGCTGGGGATCGACGCCGACACGACCTTCGAGGCCGTGGAACGGCCGTGGAGCCCGGGCGACGCCCTGGTCCTGTTTTCGGACGGGATCGTCGAAGCGGAGAACGCCACCGAAGAAACCTTCGGCGAAGACCGCCTGCGGGAGGTCGTGGAGTCCCACGGACACCGGCCGCCGTCGGACCTGAAGCAGCAGATCATCGATGCCGTCGAGGCGTTCAGCCAGGGCGTGCCGTTTGTGGACGACGTGACGCTCCTGGTGGCCAAGCTCTAA
- a CDS encoding MerR family transcriptional regulator: protein MSKLYYSSSEVSTMLELEPSVLRFWEDQFGQLRIKRNRAGKRMYREKDIELIRRIKQLTRDEGYTIAGARKKLQEAAANRGAEKAGRTAERASGAVEKAAPGTVKADPGGQATTSTELAAPGEQAAPGEQAAPGVTQAAADEQSAPGAEQAAAGARNARTADSSSQSELIQWLRSSLIEIRDSMD from the coding sequence ATGAGCAAGCTGTATTATTCCAGCAGCGAAGTCTCGACCATGCTCGAACTCGAGCCGTCCGTACTCCGGTTCTGGGAAGACCAGTTCGGCCAGCTTCGCATCAAGCGGAACCGCGCCGGCAAGCGGATGTACCGGGAGAAAGACATCGAGCTCATCCGCAGGATCAAGCAGCTCACCCGGGACGAAGGTTACACGATCGCCGGCGCCCGGAAGAAGCTTCAGGAAGCCGCGGCGAACCGGGGCGCGGAGAAGGCGGGCCGAACCGCGGAACGCGCCTCCGGCGCCGTGGAGAAGGCAGCGCCCGGCACTGTGAAAGCGGATCCCGGGGGACAGGCGACGACTAGCACGGAGCTGGCAGCCCCCGGCGAGCAAGCGGCCCCTGGCGAGCAAGCGGCCCCCGGCGTAACACAGGCCGCCGCCGACGAGCAGTCGGCCCCTGGCGCAGAGCAAGCGGCCGCTGGCGCGCGGAATGCCCGCACGGCCGATTCCTCCTCCCAATCCGAACTCATCCAGTGGTTGCGGTCCAGCCTGATAGAAATCCGGGATTCGATGGACTAG
- a CDS encoding DUF512 domain-containing protein encodes MRIEQVRPDSIADHVGLVPGDRLIRINQARVRDSLDYRFWSSEDVLELDILQANGNRVLIDVEKDPDEDLGLSLHEPPYQACANKCVFCFIHQNPKGMRKAVYFQDEDVRLTFLYGNYVTLAFASDAYLDRIIVQRLSPIYVSVHATDPELRRMLLGAPKAKDVMPILRRLADGGILIETQIVLCPELNDGPALRQTVDDLAELYPAVESISIVPVGLTSHRQGLYHLEPVTVDYARRMIDTVGAWQEELRERLGHPLVYLSDEWYLMSSTPFPPPSFYEDCPVVENGVGMVTQFETEMGEQMRSLPDKASEPLRTTLVTAELAKDVVRMSLVDPLNRVEHVEAKLVVAENTFFGPGITVSGLLTGRDILRALKDEETGDRVYLPPNVLNDDGLLLDDMNLPGLSERIGVPVELFPGHVRELPGLGGAYER; translated from the coding sequence ATGCGGATAGAACAGGTGCGTCCGGACAGCATCGCGGATCATGTCGGCCTGGTCCCCGGAGACCGGTTGATCCGGATCAACCAGGCCCGGGTCAGGGATTCCCTCGACTACCGGTTCTGGTCCAGCGAAGACGTGTTGGAGCTCGACATTCTCCAGGCCAATGGAAACCGGGTGCTGATCGACGTGGAGAAGGATCCGGATGAAGACCTCGGCCTGTCTCTACACGAGCCGCCCTACCAGGCCTGCGCGAACAAATGCGTGTTCTGCTTCATCCACCAGAATCCGAAGGGCATGCGCAAGGCCGTATACTTCCAGGACGAGGACGTGCGCCTCACGTTTCTCTACGGCAACTACGTGACGCTGGCCTTCGCCTCCGACGCGTACCTCGACCGGATCATCGTGCAGCGCCTGAGTCCGATCTACGTGTCGGTCCACGCCACGGACCCGGAACTGCGCCGGATGCTGCTGGGCGCGCCCAAGGCGAAGGACGTCATGCCCATCCTCCGGCGGCTGGCGGACGGAGGCATCCTGATCGAGACGCAGATCGTCCTCTGTCCCGAACTCAACGACGGCCCAGCGCTGCGGCAGACCGTGGACGACCTGGCCGAACTGTATCCCGCGGTAGAGTCTATCTCCATTGTGCCCGTCGGCCTTACCTCGCACCGCCAGGGACTGTATCACCTCGAACCGGTCACCGTGGATTACGCCCGGCGCATGATCGATACGGTCGGCGCATGGCAGGAGGAACTCCGCGAACGGCTCGGGCATCCGCTGGTGTATCTGTCCGACGAATGGTACCTGATGTCTTCCACGCCCTTTCCTCCGCCGTCCTTCTACGAGGACTGCCCCGTCGTGGAGAACGGCGTCGGCATGGTCACGCAGTTCGAAACCGAAATGGGCGAACAGATGCGTTCGCTTCCCGATAAGGCGTCCGAACCGCTCCGGACGACGCTGGTCACGGCCGAACTGGCAAAGGACGTGGTCCGGATGTCGCTCGTGGATCCCCTGAACCGGGTGGAACACGTAGAAGCGAAGCTGGTTGTGGCGGAGAACACGTTCTTCGGCCCGGGGATTACGGTGTCGGGACTGCTGACCGGCCGGGACATCCTCCGCGCGCTGAAGGACGAGGAAACGGGCGACCGCGTGTACCTTCCGCCGAATGTGCTGAACGACGACGGCCTGCTGCTGGACGACATGAACCTGCCCGGCCTGAGCGAGCGGATCGGGGTGCCGGTGGAACTCTTTCCCGGCCACGTGCGGGAACTTCCGGGGCTGGGAGGAGCATACGAACGGTAA